One part of the Marinihelvus fidelis genome encodes these proteins:
- a CDS encoding PfkB family carbohydrate kinase: MNRRPMVFGEVLFDRFPDGRSVLGGAPFNVAWHLQAFGLSPLMVSRIGRDRAGEDVLEAMRGAGMHRSGIGLDDDLPTGSVDIRFDNGEPQYTIVRPVAWDAISVPGDAAADGWLYHGSLALRSEASRSTLERLRAQPGAPVFVDVNLRDPWWSRDGVLDMLAHARWAKLNEHELAELSGAGDSPLAERAAAFAAHHQLQGLLVTCGDRGALTVEAGGRVTVSGPPPVVDVVDTVGAGDAFSAVFLLGLQRQWVVSTALERALAFAGAVCTLRGATPESADFYSPFLSDWNLQQEHERHV; encoded by the coding sequence ATGAACCGGCGCCCCATGGTGTTCGGCGAGGTGCTGTTCGACCGCTTTCCGGACGGCAGGTCAGTGCTGGGCGGCGCGCCGTTCAACGTGGCCTGGCACCTGCAGGCCTTTGGCCTGTCACCGCTGATGGTCAGTCGCATCGGTCGCGACCGGGCCGGCGAGGACGTTCTGGAAGCGATGCGCGGCGCCGGCATGCACCGATCGGGTATCGGTCTCGATGACGACCTGCCCACCGGCAGCGTGGACATCCGTTTCGACAACGGCGAGCCGCAGTACACCATCGTCAGGCCCGTGGCCTGGGACGCCATCTCCGTGCCTGGTGATGCGGCGGCGGACGGCTGGCTCTACCACGGCAGCCTGGCGCTGCGCTCCGAGGCTTCCCGCTCGACCCTGGAGCGGCTACGGGCCCAACCGGGGGCGCCTGTATTCGTGGACGTCAATCTGCGCGATCCCTGGTGGAGCCGCGACGGCGTGCTGGACATGCTGGCCCACGCGCGCTGGGCCAAGCTCAACGAGCATGAACTTGCAGAACTGAGCGGCGCCGGGGACTCGCCACTGGCGGAGCGCGCGGCGGCATTCGCGGCGCATCATCAACTCCAGGGGCTCCTGGTCACCTGTGGCGACAGGGGTGCCCTGACCGTGGAGGCGGGTGGCCGTGTGACCGTTTCGGGCCCGCCACCGGTGGTGGACGTGGTCGATACCGTGGGCGCCGGTGACGCATTTTCGGCCGTATTCCTGCTTGGGCTGCAACGACAATGGGTGGTGAGCACGGCGCTCGAACGCGCGCTCGCTTTCGCAGGAGCGGTTTGTACCCTTCGCGGAGCCACACCCGAATCCGCCGATTTCTATTCACCCTTCCTGTCTGACTGGAATCTCCAGCAGGAGCACGAACGGCATGTATGA
- a CDS encoding DUF4870 domain-containing protein: MSEIGPGPETQSTESDTAGANPPPSAGDDRETRQWAMFLHFSVLAGWVVPLAGLIVPIIIWQLKKDDLPGIVPHAHIVMNWIITSLVYGVICFILTFILIGIFGFMALALATIIFSIIGGIKANEGEAWPYPGTIIKVFG, from the coding sequence ATGAGCGAGATTGGACCAGGGCCGGAGACACAGAGCACGGAAAGCGACACTGCGGGCGCGAACCCGCCACCTTCGGCGGGGGACGACCGTGAAACCCGCCAGTGGGCCATGTTCCTTCACTTTTCAGTCCTTGCCGGTTGGGTTGTGCCACTGGCCGGGCTGATCGTGCCGATCATTATCTGGCAACTGAAGAAGGATGACCTGCCGGGTATCGTGCCGCACGCACACATCGTCATGAACTGGATCATCACGTCGCTGGTGTACGGGGTGATCTGCTTTATCCTGACGTTCATCCTCATTGGCATCTTCGGCTTCATGGCGCTGGCACTGGCGACGATCATTTTCTCGATCATCGGCGGCATCAAGGCCAACGAAGGCGAGGCGTGGCCGTACCCGGGGACGATCATCAAGGTGTTTGGCTGA
- a CDS encoding alpha-amylase family glycosyl hydrolase has translation MYEQVSHSLLNRILDQLNPEIRKRDLRYFYTRLGANFYAIHSLYKLLYGHREDFEAQMVRLVEVMARNYVERRKSLKRLDIEREARSDWFLDQRWVGMALYANAFADGLSGVETRLPYLQELGVNMVHVMPVLKCPPGASDGGYAVSDFRDVDERAGTLEEIRQLGRSMRKRDMLLTLDVVVNHTSDQHEWARKAQAGDPVYQDYYYVFEDRDTPDLYEQSMPEVFPETAPGNFTWDEAMGKWVMTVFNDYQWDLNYRNPAVFSEMLDILLFWANRGADILRLDAVAFLWKKIGTQSQNEREAHILLQLFKDCCQVTAPGVLFIAEAIVAPVEIIKYFGEDAVIAKECEIAYNATLMALLWDGVATRNAKLLSQGIKSLPAKLDGATWLNYVRCHDDIGLGFDDADIARAGYDPKTHRRFLVDWFTGRFDDSPARGRPFGENEKTGDARISGSLASLAGLEAAMVSGDDDEIARRIRLVVTLHGIVMAFGGIPLLYYGDEIGTLNDYDYLDDTSKQGDSRWIHRPQMDWDKAEKRVQHGSVEQRIFDGLKQLIAVRQSTRAFADHNNRELVDTDNPHLFAFWRSHRRDLDDRVLVVANFDAESQDFDLSALGSRGRFGQAPMQDLLGGRVTPTEAGTIKVPGFGLNWLSWRR, from the coding sequence ATGTATGAACAGGTTTCCCATTCGCTGCTGAACCGGATCCTGGACCAGCTGAACCCGGAAATCCGCAAGCGCGACCTGCGCTATTTCTATACCCGGCTGGGCGCCAACTTTTACGCCATACATTCCCTCTACAAGCTGCTCTACGGCCACCGCGAGGACTTCGAGGCGCAGATGGTGCGGCTGGTGGAGGTCATGGCGCGCAACTACGTGGAGCGACGCAAGAGCCTGAAACGGCTGGATATCGAGCGCGAGGCCCGCAGTGACTGGTTCCTGGACCAGCGCTGGGTGGGCATGGCGCTGTATGCCAATGCGTTTGCCGATGGCCTGTCCGGTGTCGAGACCCGCCTGCCGTACCTGCAGGAGCTGGGTGTCAACATGGTGCACGTGATGCCGGTGCTGAAGTGCCCGCCGGGCGCCAGCGACGGTGGCTACGCGGTCAGCGATTTCCGCGACGTGGATGAGCGTGCCGGCACCCTGGAGGAAATACGCCAGCTGGGGCGTTCGATGCGCAAGCGTGACATGCTGCTGACGCTGGATGTGGTCGTCAACCACACCTCCGACCAGCACGAGTGGGCCCGCAAGGCACAGGCCGGCGACCCGGTCTACCAGGACTACTATTACGTGTTCGAAGACCGCGACACGCCGGACCTGTACGAGCAGTCCATGCCCGAGGTCTTTCCGGAAACGGCGCCGGGAAACTTCACCTGGGACGAGGCCATGGGCAAGTGGGTGATGACCGTCTTCAACGACTACCAGTGGGACCTGAACTACCGCAACCCGGCGGTGTTCAGCGAGATGCTGGACATCCTGCTGTTCTGGGCCAATCGCGGCGCGGATATCCTGCGCCTGGACGCGGTGGCGTTCCTGTGGAAGAAAATCGGCACGCAGAGCCAGAATGAGCGCGAGGCGCACATCCTGTTACAGCTGTTCAAGGATTGCTGCCAGGTCACCGCGCCCGGTGTGCTGTTTATCGCCGAGGCGATCGTCGCGCCGGTGGAGATCATCAAGTACTTCGGCGAGGACGCGGTCATCGCCAAGGAATGCGAAATCGCCTACAACGCTACGCTGATGGCGTTGCTCTGGGACGGGGTCGCCACGCGCAACGCCAAGCTGCTGTCGCAGGGCATCAAGAGCCTGCCGGCCAAGCTCGACGGCGCGACCTGGCTGAACTACGTGCGTTGCCACGACGACATCGGCCTGGGTTTCGACGATGCAGATATTGCCCGTGCCGGCTATGACCCGAAGACCCACCGGCGCTTCCTGGTGGACTGGTTCACCGGCCGTTTCGACGATTCACCGGCGCGCGGCCGGCCGTTTGGCGAGAACGAGAAAACCGGTGACGCAAGAATTTCCGGCTCGCTGGCATCGCTGGCCGGCCTGGAAGCGGCGATGGTTTCCGGCGACGACGATGAAATCGCGCGGCGCATCCGGCTGGTGGTCACGCTGCACGGTATCGTCATGGCGTTTGGCGGTATCCCGCTCCTCTATTACGGTGACGAGATCGGCACGCTCAATGACTACGACTACCTGGATGACACGTCCAAGCAGGGCGACAGCCGCTGGATTCACCGGCCGCAGATGGACTGGGACAAGGCGGAGAAACGCGTCCAGCACGGTAGCGTGGAGCAGCGCATTTTCGATGGCCTGAAGCAACTGATCGCGGTGCGCCAGTCGACCCGGGCCTTCGCCGACCACAACAACCGTGAACTGGTGGACACCGACAACCCGCACCTGTTTGCGTTCTGGCGCAGCCACCGGCGCGACCTGGATGACCGCGTGCTGGTGGTGGCCAATTTCGACGCCGAATCGCAGGATTTCGACCTGTCCGCGCTGGGTTCGCGCGGGCGTTTCGGCCAGGCCCCGATGCAGGACCTGCTGGGCGGGCGGGTGACGCCCACCGAGGCGGGCACCATCAAGGTGCCCGGCTTCGGGCTGAACTGGTTAAGCTGGCGGCGCTAG
- a CDS encoding HAD family hydrolase, with amino-acid sequence MTEKPLYLVMISVHGLIRGHDLELGRDADTGGQTKYVVDLARALAEDERVGQVDLVTRRVVDPAVSDDYAAPVETLSEGARIVRIDAGPDEYLPKEVLWDHLDAFTDNLVEWINAQPARPDAIHGHYADAGYVGVRLAHLLGVPLVQTGHSLGRDKRKRLLAKGLSAEAIEDTYNISRRIHAEEEVLANADLVITSTHNEIDEQYRLYNFYDPNRMAVIPPGTDLKQFYPPEPDESFAFADALSPFLKGTDKPVVLALSRPDERKNIVTLLEAFGESQALREAANLVIVAGNRDDIGELGAGAQSVLTELLLTVDRYDLYGHVALPKHHRPEQVPEIYRLASASRGVFVNPALTEPFGLTLLEAAATGLPVVATQNGGPVDIIANCDNGALVDPLDRDAMATAILELLESDRAWDSASTNGLAGVREHYTWQAHADAYLEQLAQLSGEHRQTAGEWPSPMAGRYRDRALFTDLDQSLLGDPEALPEFAALVRDHRKRMSFGIATGRRIDSAMSAMNRYGLPAPDILISSLGTQIHYGPYLSEDEHWADHIDHHWNRARILRALSDLPGMKLQPRVAQSRFKISWYYDPDEGTTVDEMVELLQREELTANLFCSFGQYIDVVPSRASKGLALRYVALRLGIPLEQILVAGGSGADEDLMRGNTLAVVVANRHDEELSALVDVDRVYFARRPHARGVLEAVEHYGFLDRQKAGGS; translated from the coding sequence ATGACGGAAAAACCACTTTACCTGGTCATGATCAGTGTCCACGGCCTGATCCGTGGCCATGACCTGGAACTGGGCCGCGACGCGGATACCGGCGGGCAGACCAAGTACGTGGTCGACCTGGCGCGGGCGCTGGCTGAAGACGAACGTGTGGGCCAGGTGGACCTGGTCACACGCCGGGTCGTCGACCCGGCGGTCAGCGATGACTACGCCGCGCCGGTCGAGACCCTGAGTGAAGGCGCGCGTATCGTCCGTATCGATGCCGGGCCCGATGAATACCTGCCCAAGGAAGTCCTCTGGGACCACCTTGACGCGTTCACCGACAACCTGGTCGAGTGGATCAACGCGCAGCCGGCGCGCCCGGACGCGATTCACGGTCACTACGCCGACGCCGGTTACGTGGGGGTGCGGCTGGCCCACCTGTTGGGCGTGCCGCTGGTGCAGACGGGCCATTCGCTGGGGCGCGACAAGCGCAAGCGACTGCTGGCCAAGGGCCTGTCCGCCGAGGCGATCGAGGACACCTACAACATCAGCCGGCGCATCCACGCCGAGGAGGAGGTGCTGGCCAACGCCGACCTGGTCATTACCAGCACCCACAACGAGATCGACGAGCAGTACCGGCTGTACAACTTCTACGACCCCAACCGCATGGCGGTTATCCCGCCCGGTACGGACCTGAAGCAGTTTTATCCGCCAGAGCCGGACGAGTCGTTTGCCTTTGCCGACGCACTGTCACCGTTCCTGAAAGGCACCGACAAGCCCGTGGTCCTGGCCCTGTCGCGACCGGATGAGCGCAAGAACATTGTCACGTTGCTCGAGGCCTTCGGCGAAAGCCAGGCGCTGCGAGAGGCCGCCAACCTGGTCATCGTCGCCGGCAACCGGGACGACATCGGTGAGCTGGGCGCCGGCGCCCAGTCGGTGCTGACGGAGTTGCTGCTGACGGTGGACCGCTACGACCTGTATGGCCACGTGGCGCTGCCCAAGCATCACCGCCCAGAGCAGGTGCCGGAGATCTACCGCCTGGCGTCAGCGTCCCGCGGTGTGTTCGTTAACCCGGCGCTGACGGAGCCCTTCGGTCTGACGCTGCTCGAAGCTGCGGCCACCGGCCTGCCGGTCGTGGCCACCCAGAATGGCGGGCCGGTCGACATCATCGCCAACTGCGACAACGGTGCGCTGGTGGACCCGCTGGATCGGGATGCCATGGCAACGGCCATTCTCGAACTACTGGAAAGCGATCGCGCCTGGGACAGTGCGTCAACGAACGGCCTGGCCGGCGTGCGTGAGCACTACACCTGGCAGGCCCATGCCGATGCCTACCTGGAACAGCTTGCCCAGCTTAGTGGTGAGCACCGCCAGACAGCCGGGGAATGGCCGTCGCCGATGGCCGGGCGCTACCGCGACCGGGCGCTGTTCACCGACCTGGACCAGAGCCTGCTGGGCGACCCGGAGGCCTTGCCGGAGTTTGCCGCGCTGGTTCGCGACCATCGCAAGCGCATGTCGTTTGGTATCGCGACCGGGCGACGGATCGATTCGGCCATGTCGGCGATGAACCGTTACGGCCTGCCCGCGCCCGATATCCTGATCAGCAGCCTGGGTACCCAGATTCATTACGGCCCCTACCTGTCGGAAGACGAGCACTGGGCCGACCACATCGACCACCACTGGAACCGCGCGCGCATCCTGCGGGCACTGTCCGACCTGCCGGGCATGAAGTTGCAGCCTCGCGTGGCGCAGAGCCGCTTCAAGATTTCCTGGTACTACGACCCCGACGAGGGCACGACGGTGGATGAAATGGTCGAGTTGCTGCAACGCGAAGAGCTCACGGCCAACCTGTTCTGTTCGTTCGGGCAGTACATTGACGTGGTCCCGTCGCGCGCGTCCAAGGGCCTGGCGCTGCGTTATGTCGCGCTGCGCCTGGGTATCCCGCTGGAACAGATCCTGGTGGCCGGTGGCTCGGGCGCCGACGAGGACTTGATGCGTGGCAACACCCTGGCGGTGGTCGTCGCCAATCGTCACGACGAAGAACTGTCCGCGCTGGTCGATGTCGACCGCGTCTACTTCGCCCGCCGGCCTCACGCCCGCGGCGTGCTCGAGGCCGTCGAGCATTACGGCTTCCTGGACCGCCAGAAGGCGGGGGGCTCATGA
- a CDS encoding superoxide dismutase: MAHELPALPYEREALEPVISAETLDYHYGKHHAAYVTNLNKLIEGTEFADASLEEIIAKSSGGLFNNAAQVWNHTFYWNGLSPNGGGEPGGELGAAIDAAFGSFDAFREKFIASAIGNFGSGWTWLVAGDNGLEIVNTDDAGNPMTDGKKPLWTVDVWEHAYYVDYRNARPKYLEEIWKLANWDFVAANFGG; encoded by the coding sequence ATGGCACATGAACTTCCCGCGCTGCCCTATGAGCGCGAAGCGCTCGAGCCCGTTATTTCCGCCGAGACCCTGGACTACCACTACGGCAAGCACCACGCGGCCTACGTGACCAACCTGAACAAGCTGATCGAAGGCACCGAATTCGCCGACGCCAGCCTGGAAGAGATCATCGCGAAGTCTTCCGGCGGCCTGTTCAACAACGCTGCCCAGGTATGGAACCACACGTTTTACTGGAATGGCCTGTCACCGAACGGCGGCGGCGAACCCGGTGGCGAACTGGGCGCGGCCATCGACGCGGCCTTCGGCTCTTTCGATGCCTTCAGGGAAAAATTCATCGCCTCGGCCATCGGCAACTTCGGTTCCGGCTGGACCTGGCTGGTGGCCGGTGACAATGGCCTGGAAATCGTCAACACCGACGACGCCGGCAACCCGATGACCGACGGCAAGAAGCCGCTGTGGACCGTGGACGTGTGGGAGCATGCCTACTACGTCGACTACCGCAACGCGCGTCCGAAGTACCTGGAAGAGATCTGGAAGCTGGCCAACTGGGATTTCGTCGCGGCCAACTTCGGCGGCTGA
- a CDS encoding cytochrome c family protein — MSVLKSRGLAFSVLLVVPVLSAASPAGHTVPIGETPAIGHHYDQAAIDAGHYSFDELFEAGRQLFDARFNILDGQGRPESTGGGAARGPGQPPFIRTSGPDANACVGCHAQPRSGGAGDFVANVFVLAQVLDPVTRSIDGAFSNERNTLGMFGAGAIEMLAREMSAELIAIREAATVRARETGAPVTVPLRAKGVDFGAITVLPDGRVDPTAIDGVDWDLVVKPFHQKGAVVSLREFSNNAMNHHHGMQSSERFGHDSDADNDGMSNELTEGDITAVTLYQAALEAPRQAWPANGQARRAARQGKALFSEIGCGRCHRPSLLLASREFTEPNPYNPPGNLRPQDVDGVYRFDLVRTSRSPLVRPRGDGSVEVQAFTDLKRHDLNDDELNHFANEQVPQGFLHGFADPAGFTVPPQPRPTGEFLSRKLWDVGNSGPYGHRGDLTLMTEAIHFHGGDARAERDAFFALDDHQQAQIIEFLKTLVVADSRRD, encoded by the coding sequence ATGTCAGTTTTAAAATCAAGGGGCCTGGCATTCAGCGTATTGCTGGTCGTGCCGGTCCTTTCCGCGGCATCACCGGCCGGGCACACGGTACCCATCGGCGAAACGCCGGCCATCGGACATCACTACGACCAGGCGGCCATCGACGCCGGCCATTACAGCTTCGACGAGCTGTTCGAGGCTGGCCGGCAGCTCTTCGACGCCCGCTTCAATATCCTCGACGGCCAGGGTCGCCCGGAATCCACGGGTGGCGGGGCGGCACGGGGCCCTGGCCAGCCGCCGTTCATTCGCACCTCGGGACCAGACGCCAACGCCTGCGTGGGCTGCCACGCGCAGCCGCGTTCCGGCGGCGCTGGCGACTTCGTCGCCAACGTGTTCGTGCTGGCCCAGGTGCTGGACCCGGTTACCCGGTCGATCGATGGCGCGTTCAGCAACGAACGCAACACGTTGGGTATGTTTGGTGCCGGTGCGATCGAGATGCTGGCCCGGGAGATGAGCGCCGAGTTGATCGCGATCCGCGAGGCCGCGACCGTTAGAGCGCGCGAGACCGGTGCGCCCGTGACTGTGCCGCTGCGGGCCAAGGGTGTCGACTTCGGCGCGATCACGGTATTGCCCGATGGCCGCGTCGATCCCACTGCCATCGATGGCGTGGACTGGGACCTGGTGGTGAAGCCGTTTCACCAGAAGGGCGCGGTGGTGTCACTGCGGGAATTCAGTAACAACGCGATGAACCACCATCACGGCATGCAGTCGAGCGAGCGGTTCGGGCACGATAGCGATGCCGACAACGACGGGATGAGCAACGAGCTGACGGAAGGCGATATCACCGCGGTGACGCTCTACCAGGCCGCGCTGGAGGCGCCGCGCCAGGCATGGCCGGCCAACGGGCAGGCCCGGCGCGCGGCCAGGCAGGGTAAGGCGCTGTTCAGCGAGATCGGCTGTGGTCGCTGCCACCGGCCGTCGCTGTTGCTGGCCTCGCGCGAGTTCACCGAACCCAACCCATACAACCCGCCGGGCAACCTGCGGCCGCAGGATGTCGATGGCGTTTACCGATTTGACCTGGTCAGGACGTCGCGCAGCCCGCTGGTTCGTCCGCGCGGTGACGGCAGCGTGGAGGTCCAGGCCTTCACCGACCTTAAACGCCACGACCTGAATGACGACGAGCTGAACCATTTCGCCAACGAGCAGGTGCCGCAGGGCTTCCTGCACGGGTTCGCCGACCCGGCGGGCTTCACGGTGCCGCCACAACCGAGGCCGACCGGCGAGTTTCTCAGTCGCAAGCTCTGGGATGTCGGTAACTCGGGTCCGTACGGGCACCGTGGCGACCTGACACTGATGACCGAGGCGATCCACTTTCACGGCGGTGACGCGCGGGCCGAGCGCGACGCGTTTTTCGCCCTCGATGATCACCAGCAGGCGCAGATTATCGAGTTCCTGAAAACCCTGGTGGTGGCGGATTCGCGCCGCGACTGA
- a CDS encoding HAD-IIB family hydrolase, with translation MSACQLLVCTDLDRTLIPNGPQPESPGARELFARLAGHAAVRLAYVSGRDPDRVHEAIAEFDLPPPDFIIADVGTTLIEAGEDGTWRDHTAWSSAISGDWNGHGGDDLHQWLADVDGLRRQEPDRQAAHKLSYYAPLEPGDRVEQVRRRLDERGVRARVVWSVDEIRQLGLVDVLPASASKYHAIRALMNEQSLALDDTVFCGDSGNDMEVLVSEIPAVLVANAAPEIMTQAREASAAAGHGERLYIAMGGFMGMNGCYAAGMLEGICHFHPVARGWLAPDRAGAS, from the coding sequence ATGAGCGCCTGCCAGTTGCTGGTCTGTACCGACCTCGACCGCACCCTGATACCCAACGGTCCACAGCCCGAGTCACCGGGCGCGCGTGAACTGTTTGCGCGGCTGGCGGGTCACGCCGCGGTCCGGCTGGCCTATGTCAGCGGCCGCGACCCGGATCGTGTGCACGAGGCCATCGCGGAATTTGATCTGCCGCCGCCGGATTTCATCATCGCCGATGTCGGCACCACGCTGATCGAGGCCGGTGAAGACGGGACATGGCGTGATCACACGGCCTGGTCCAGCGCCATCAGCGGTGACTGGAACGGCCACGGTGGCGATGACCTGCACCAGTGGCTGGCCGACGTCGATGGCCTGCGGCGACAGGAACCGGACCGCCAGGCCGCGCACAAGCTCAGTTACTACGCGCCGCTGGAGCCGGGTGACCGGGTCGAGCAGGTCCGCCGCCGGCTCGACGAGCGGGGGGTGCGAGCCCGCGTGGTCTGGAGCGTGGACGAGATCCGCCAGTTGGGCCTGGTCGATGTCCTGCCGGCCTCGGCGTCGAAGTACCACGCCATCCGGGCCCTGATGAACGAACAGTCACTGGCGCTGGACGACACCGTGTTCTGCGGTGACAGTGGCAATGACATGGAGGTGCTGGTCAGCGAAATCCCGGCGGTGCTGGTGGCCAACGCGGCGCCGGAGATCATGACCCAGGCGCGTGAGGCATCGGCCGCCGCGGGCCACGGCGAGCGGCTGTATATTGCCATGGGGGGCTTTATGGGCATGAACGGCTGCTATGCCGCCGGCATGCTCGAAGGCATCTGTCACTTCCACCCCGTGGCAAGGGGCTGGTTGGCGCCGGACCGGGCAGGCGCTTCATGA
- a CDS encoding serine hydrolase — protein MAQPRIRWSLLAAASIAFFIAIPAQAARFDGLQGNPGLRSASAFIMDGEGNLIYDKDADTVRPIASITKLMTAMVILDSGLDMNGDVTVTKADRDMIKLTGSRLGYGATLSRREMVLLAVMSSENRAAAALGRTYPGGTEAFVEAMNAKAALLGMSNSRFADPAGLKPENTSTARDLSRMITAAYDYPLIREASTTQRLEVQPWSNRGPLAYGNTNRLLKNETWQIELSKTGYLNESGRCLVMRAIIEGEPVFIVLLNSFGKLTPFGDSNRLRRWMLAGG, from the coding sequence ATGGCCCAACCCAGAATACGCTGGTCATTGCTGGCCGCAGCGTCGATCGCCTTCTTTATCGCCATTCCGGCGCAGGCTGCCCGCTTCGATGGCCTGCAGGGCAACCCCGGACTGCGCTCCGCCTCGGCGTTCATCATGGACGGCGAAGGCAACCTGATCTATGACAAGGACGCCGACACCGTCCGCCCAATCGCCTCGATCACCAAGCTGATGACCGCCATGGTCATCCTCGACTCCGGCCTGGACATGAACGGCGACGTAACCGTTACCAAGGCCGACCGCGACATGATCAAGCTGACCGGCTCGCGGCTGGGTTATGGCGCCACGCTGAGCCGCCGTGAAATGGTCCTGCTGGCCGTGATGTCTTCCGAAAACCGTGCCGCCGCCGCGCTGGGCCGCACCTACCCCGGCGGCACCGAGGCCTTCGTCGAGGCCATGAACGCCAAGGCCGCGCTGCTGGGCATGAGCAACTCCCGGTTCGCCGACCCCGCCGGCCTGAAACCCGAGAACACCTCCACCGCCCGCGACCTGTCACGCATGATCACGGCCGCCTACGACTACCCACTGATCCGCGAGGCCAGCACCACGCAGCGCCTGGAAGTGCAGCCGTGGAGCAATCGTGGCCCGCTGGCCTATGGCAACACCAACCGGCTGCTGAAGAACGAGACCTGGCAGATCGAACTGTCGAAAACGGGCTACCTGAATGAGTCCGGGCGCTGCCTGGTCATGCGCGCCATTATCGAGGGCGAGCCGGTGTTTATCGTGCTGCTGAACTCCTTTGGCAAGCTGACACCATTCGGCGATTCCAACCGCCTGCGCCGCTGGATGCTGGCCGGCGGCTGA
- a CDS encoding dihydrolipoyl dehydrogenase yields the protein MDIREVDVAIIGAGTAGLNARREVEKAGKTPLMIESGAYGTTCARVGCMPSKLLIAAADAAHHVAGAGQFGIEVDGWQVDAGRVFERVRAERDRFVGFVVSDTEEIPAEQRLMGHAVFTGPTTLRVDDQVEVRAGAVVVAAGSAPFVPPPYDAIRDHVLVNDDIFELESLPQSLAVVGTGIIGLELGQAMQRLGTQVTFFSPFEDIGPFTDPEVRRVTRDVLGEELELAVGTEMLAAEPVDGGVRLHWRDSAGVEHERIYEKVLVAAGRRANYAGLGLENTGLALDQRGFPSWDPRTAQAGDAPIFFAGDVSGHRPLLHEASDEGRIAGANAARFPDVTAHVRRTAIAVAFTEPNMAMVGKAWSQLEPDSFAVGEVSFANQGRSRVMGINQGLLRVYADRETCTLVGAEMLGPRAEHLAHLLAWSIQQRLTVTQALQMPFYHPVIEEGLRTALRDLACKLRLTGACRGEDLATAPGN from the coding sequence ATGGATATTCGGGAAGTTGACGTCGCCATCATCGGCGCCGGTACCGCGGGGCTGAACGCCCGCCGCGAAGTGGAAAAAGCCGGCAAGACGCCGCTGATGATCGAGTCAGGTGCCTACGGAACGACCTGCGCACGGGTGGGTTGCATGCCGTCCAAGCTGCTGATCGCGGCTGCCGACGCGGCCCACCACGTGGCCGGAGCGGGCCAGTTTGGAATCGAAGTCGATGGCTGGCAGGTCGATGCCGGGCGCGTGTTTGAGCGCGTCCGTGCCGAACGTGACCGGTTCGTCGGCTTCGTGGTGTCCGACACCGAGGAGATTCCCGCCGAACAACGCCTGATGGGTCATGCCGTGTTCACGGGGCCGACCACGCTGCGCGTTGACGACCAGGTTGAAGTGCGTGCCGGCGCGGTGGTCGTGGCGGCGGGCAGTGCGCCCTTTGTACCACCGCCCTACGACGCCATTCGTGACCACGTGCTGGTCAACGACGACATTTTTGAGCTCGAATCGCTACCGCAATCCCTGGCCGTGGTGGGTACCGGCATCATCGGCCTGGAGCTGGGCCAGGCCATGCAACGCCTGGGTACGCAGGTGACGTTCTTCAGCCCGTTCGAAGACATTGGCCCGTTCACCGACCCGGAAGTCCGGCGCGTGACCCGGGACGTGCTTGGCGAAGAGCTGGAACTGGCCGTCGGTACGGAAATGCTGGCCGCGGAGCCGGTGGATGGCGGCGTGCGGCTGCACTGGCGTGATTCTGCCGGGGTTGAACACGAGCGAATCTATGAGAAGGTGCTGGTGGCCGCGGGCCGTCGGGCGAACTACGCCGGCCTGGGGCTGGAAAACACCGGCCTGGCGCTGGACCAGCGCGGCTTTCCCTCGTGGGACCCGCGCACCGCGCAGGCGGGCGACGCGCCGATCTTCTTCGCCGGCGATGTCAGCGGGCACCGGCCTTTGCTGCACGAAGCGTCGGACGAGGGCCGCATCGCGGGCGCCAATGCCGCACGCTTTCCAGACGTGACGGCGCATGTCCGCCGCACCGCCATCGCCGTGGCGTTTACAGAGCCGAACATGGCCATGGTCGGCAAGGCGTGGTCGCAGCTCGAGCCCGACAGTTTCGCCGTCGGCGAGGTGTCTTTCGCCAACCAGGGGCGCTCGCGTGTCATGGGCATCAACCAGGGCCTGCTACGCGTATACGCGGATCGCGAGACCTGCACGCTGGTGGGCGCCGAGATGCTGGGGCCGCGTGCCGAGCACCTGGCGCACCTGCTGGCCTGGTCGATCCAGCAGCGCCTGACCGTGACCCAGGCCCTGCAGATGCCGTTCTATCACCCGGTGATCGAGGAAGGCCTGCGGACTGCGCTGCGCGACCTGGCCTGCAAACTGCGCCTGACCGGGGCATGCCGCGGCGAGGACCTGGCCACCGCGCCGGGCAACTGA